Genomic segment of Murdochiella vaginalis:
CGGGGCCCATCGTATTGGCAACGGTGACGGATTTCAGATACTTGCCCTTTGCGGATGCCGGTTTCGCTTTCACGATCGCCGCCAGAACCGCCTTCAAGTTTTCGCTGATCTGTTGAGCGTCGAAAGAAGCCTTGCCGACAAGCACGTGAACAATGTTCTGTTTATCGGTACGATATTCGACTTTACCGGCTTTCACGTCTTTAACTGCCTGCGCGACATCCATGGTGACCGTGCCGGCCTTCGGGTTCGGCATTAAGCCGCGGGGGCCGAGGACACGACCGATGCGACCAACCTGGCCCATCATGTCCGGCGTGGCAATGGCAACGTCAAAATCCATCCAGTTTTCTTTCTGAACCTTTTCCACCAGGTCTTCCCCGGCGAAATCCGCACCGGCGGCAATCGCTTCATCGGCTTTCGCGCCCTTGGCGAAGACGGCGACGCGCACGGCTTTGCCGGTACCGTTCGGCAATGCAACCGTGCCGCGGACTTGCTGATCGGCATGGCGGGAGTCAACGCCCAGGCGAGCGTGCAGCTCGATGGTTTCGTCAAACTTGGCCGTTGCCGTTTTCTTTAACAACTCGGATGCTTCATCAATGGAATAGGTCTTCGTCGCATCGATGAGCTTTGCTGCTTCGATATATTTTTTGCCTCTCTTCGGCATAAGATCCTCCTTGTGGTACGAGCGGAAATTCCTCCCACTGCTCCATTATTCTTCGACGGTAATTCCCATCGAACGCGCTGTTCCGGCAACCATGCTCATCGCCGCTTCCAACGAAGCCGCGTTCAGATCCGGTTTCTTGAGCTCCGCGATCTTCTGTAACTGCGCTTTGGTAATCTTGCCGACTTTTTTCTTGTTGGGTTCACCCGAAGCAGCCTGCAGGCCCAGTTCCTTTTTAATAAGAACCGCAGCCGGCGGTGTTTTGGTGATAAAGGTGAAGGAGCGATCCTGATAGACCGTCATCACCACCGGGATAATCAAACCCTGCTTATCCGCGGTTTGCGCATTAAATGCCTTTACAAACTCCATAATGTTGACGCCGTGAGGACCGAGCGCGGTACCGACCGGCGGTGCCGGGGTTGCTGCGCCGGCGGGAATTTGCAATTTGACAATCGCACTTACTTTTTTAGCCATAGTATCCTCCTGGGATTTCTATCGTGGTCAGAGCGGGGAGTTCCCCCTCCCACTAACGACTATTGCATCGATACGCTATAGCGTCTCGATGTCGTCATAGGACAACTCGACGGATGTTTCACGCCCGAACATGTTAATGAGCGCTTTGATCGTCTGTTTATCCGATTGTACTTCTTCGACTTCTGCGGAAAAACCAGCAAAAGGGCCGAAAATAATTTCGATCGCATCGCCCGGCGAGACGTGAATCTCGCGCTGTGCCATCTGCTCACGTACGCCAAACTGTGCGACTTCGCGTGCGGTGAGCGGAATCGGATCCGATCCGGGGCCGACAAACCCCGTAACGCCATTGGTGTTGCGGATCAGGAACCAGGACTTCGGGGTGATGTTCATTTTCACCAGCACGTAGCCCGGCAGAATTTTGCGTTCCTTAATCACGCGTTCGTTATTACGAACCTCTGTGTACTTTTCCATCGGAACACGCACGTCAAATACATCTTTGTCCTGCTTGTTCTCGATAATCATTTCGATCTTATCTTTTACTTTATTTTCGTATCCGGAATACGTATGAATGACATACCATTTTCCTTCCAGGGTGTCTTTTTCCTGTTCCGACATCATTTCCCCCCATTCTACGAATTAAATGACAAGACCGACCAACCAACCATAAATCAGATCAAGTATCCAACCGAACGTTGCAACCACAGCGGCGATCACCAGCACGATGAGCGTGTACTGCACGACTTCCGGAGCGGTGGGCCACTGGATCTTACGCATTTCTGCGCGCATGCCGTCAATGCGGCTCGGCGCCTTCTTCTCTGCCATAGATCCTCCTTACTTCGTTTCGCGATGCAGGGTGTGCTTTTTGCAGAACGGGCAGTACTTGTTCAGTTCAATACGTTCCGTATTGTTCTTTTTGTTTTTGGTGGTATCGTAGTTTCTGTTCTTGCATACAGTGCAAGCCAATTTCACTTTATCAGCCATTGTTTCCTCCTACTCCCAAAATCGTATCCCTCTTTCGCCTGCCAACGAAGGACGCCTGTCGGTACTTTTTTGCGCACTCAAAAAAGCCTATCCCGACGGATACGTTTCATCAGTGTATCACGACTCTGTTCTCGGCGCAAGTCGGGGTTGCCTTAATTGGTCCAGGTCAACAGCGCCTTTACCTTATAGCCGGCCTCTTCCAGCACTTTTCTTCCGCCGAGATCGGTTAACTCGGTCAGGAAAAGCGTTCCGGCAACCACGCCGCCTGCGGCTTCAACCAATTCGCAGGCCGTCTTCGCCGTGCCGCCGGTGGCCAGAAGATCGTCCATAACGAGTACACGTGCGCCATCCGGTATCGAATCACGATCCACCTCAATCGCCGCTTCCCCATATTCCAAGGTATAGGATTTCTTGATCAAGTTTCCGGGTAATTTCCCCGGCTTTCGTGCCATAATAAATCCTTTGTGTAAGAGGGCTGCAACGGGCACACCTACGATGAAACCTCGAGATTCCGTTCCCAGCACATAATCAAAATCCCATTCCTTGGCCGCATCGGCAAGTTGTTCCACCATGGCCTTCAGGGCATCCGCGTCCGACAAAATCGTCGTGATATCTTTATAGCTGATGCCCGGGCCCGGAAAGCCCTCAATCACGCGCATCTTTTTCTTTAAATCCATTTGCTTTGTCATCCTATTCTCCCGGCTTTCGCCTGTTCCGTTTCCCCCTCCATACCGGCTGCACACAGAAAAATTTGTTTCCCGCCGAAAACTGTGGTACAATTCCATGGTCAGCAATTCGACGGGGTGTAGCGCAGCTCGGTAGCGCGCCTGCTTCGGGAGCAGGAGGCCGGAGGTTCAAATCCTCTCACTCCGATTTTTCTATGTAAAAGTGTTGAAATCAAGCCATTCTTGTCATGGAATGATACGGTTTTGATACTACATTTTGAAACCGGGACAATTGTCCCGGTTTTTTCTTTCTTTATATCGCCATTCACGTTTCATTAGTATGGAAAGATCCGTCGTCTTGTTCCTTTTCTTGCGCCGGACTCCTGCTTCCATCACAGCTCCGCGGTATCGATCCAAAGCGTAAAGGGGCCGTCATTAACGGACGAGACGAGCATGTCCGCGCCGAAGCGGCCGGTCTGTACGTCGGGCAAATCTGCCTTAACCAACGTTACCATCTCATTATAAAGTTCCTCGGCCCATGCGGGCGGTGCAGCCGTCGCAAAGCTGGGACGATTTCCCTTCTTAATGGATGCATAAAGGGTAAACTGGGAAACCAACAAAACGTTCCCCTGTACCGCCGCCAAATCAAGGTTGGTCTTTCCTTCGCTATCCATGAAGACGCGTAGCTTGCGGATTTTTGTCCACAAACGGGCCACTTCTTCTTTCGTATCATTGGGGCCGACGCCCAAATAGAGGAGATAGCCGCGGTCGATGGCACCTACAATCTCACCATTGATGGTCACCGATGCCTCTTTAACGGTTTGTAATACGGCACGCATGGCGCTTACTGAATGGTAAAGCCAAGGTCAGCGATATCGCGATTAAAGCCGATCACCGTATCCACGGAAAGCTGTTCCGGCGTTTTGTCCCCGATTTTGGCAAGCTTCTGCAATACGCCGTCCGGGCAGGTGATGATATCAACGCCCAGGCGCTCGGCTTCATACACATTCCACACTTCGCGCGTGGAAGCCCACAGTAAGCGAACATGATCGTATTTTTTGCAGATTGCAGACGCTTCCGTCATGACGGGAATGGGATCCAACCCGTTGTCGGCCAAGCGCCCTGCAAAAATGGAAACATAAGTGATAGCCTTGTCGCTGACCGCTTCGACGATCGCTTTTGTCTGCGCGACGGAATACACTGCGGTCACATTCAGATTTACGCCTTCCGCGGAAAGACGAGAAATCAGGGGGAGCATGCTCTCGCCCTTCGTGTTTACGACAGGAATCTTCACAAAGACATTTTTGCCCAGCGCCGCAATTTTACGCGCTTCCTGTTCCATAGTTTCCATATCGTCGGCAAACACTTCAAACGAAAGCGACAAATCCGGAATCGCCTCGACGACTTTCTTGGCATACGGCGTATAATCCTCCACCCCCGCCTTTTTCATCAGCGACGGATTGGTCGTAAAACCATCCACCAGACCGCTCTCGTACTGCTTTTTCATTGTTTCCAGCACTGCGCCGTCTGCAAAAATCTGCACGCCAAAATCCTTAAACATCGTTTCTCCTTTCTCCTAAGACCAAGGTTTCCTAAAGGATATCCTTGTAAAACACCTTTTCACGAAACGCCATCTTTGCAGCTCTTTCTTATCGGTCAAGATGTCCTGCCTGCTGCTTCATTTTAGCAGAAGGCGTACCTTCGCTCAATGTAAAGAACTGGGTCGGGACAATCCGGGATGCCGACAATGCGCACCATTCACGTCTTACAAGAGATTAGAGCAGTTGGCGTTGCCACGATGACTTTCGATAAGATTTACAATGTATCCCGTTCCGATGCGCTACGATAGAGATGAGAAAAATAGAAGACAAAGGAGGAAACGATGAAAAAGGGGTTCCTACTCATGGGAATAGTACTATTTGCACTCACCGGATGCCATTCGGACACGGCGGATCGCAAGGTGAGTGGAGAAAACGAAGAATTGCGCCAAGAAGTATCCCTGTTAACTGCCGAGAAAGAATCCCTGGAAACAGCGCTTGCGAACGAAAAGGCGCAACAATCATCGGAAGCGGAAGCCGAAAAGGCCAAAAACAATGTGAAACTGAGCGCCGGCCAGCCGTGGACAGTCGATGGGCTCTTTACGTTGCAGGTGGATTCGGTCAAGGCCATCGCCGAACGCAATACGTATACCGCTAAAAACCCTGCCCAGGTGGTACTGATCACCTATACCTATCAGAACATCGGCTATGTAAATAATGACCAAGAGCTCTATCTCGCGCCCAGTCATGTCGTGGACAGCAGCGGCGAAATGGCCAGCCCGTATCCCGCGGACATTGACGTCTATCCGCAGCCGACACCTGTCGGCGCCAAGATGGTAGGAGCGCAGGCCGCGTTTAGCTTAAATCACGTCAGCAAAGAAATCCTGATCTCTTTTGAAACGTACGACCGCACGAAAGGAAGACTCACGGCGACGTTTACTTTGCCGGTTTCGAGTGAAGAGTAATCGCTTCGACAAGAGTCCCGATCATACAGACATTTCAAAAAGAAAACCGCCTGAAACCATTGATTTCAAGCGGTTTTCTTAGCTATCGGGGTGACAGGATTTGAACCTGCGACCTCATGGTCCCAAACCACGCGCGCTACCGAACTGCGCCACACCCCGAAAAGCAGGGTTATTCTACCATACTTCCACCCTGCTGTCTTATGAACTTGTTAGCCGATGAGGGAGTCCTGAAGGCTGCGCAGACGATACACCTGCGTGGACGGATCCAGCTCGACGTCTTCTTCCGTCAGAACGCTGTCTTTGGCGATGTTTCGTTTGGCAATGGCGTTGCCCACCAAAAGGCCGATAGGAATATGGCGTTCCCGTTTCTGCGTTTCATGCGTTTCGATGCGTCCACGTACACAGAAGCCGCCAATACCGTCGATAAGTTCGCCCTCTGCAATATCTTTCTTCGCCACGGCCACCGTCTCTGAAACCGGCTTGTCCAGCTGCACGATGGCCGCCTGTTTATGCAGCACCGCACGCGCGACGGTCAGCGGTGTTTCCAGGCTGCCCAGGTGGAAGGGACGATAGAGAATATGGTGTTCACGCTCGCCTTTTTTCAACATGTAATTCATTTCGGCGGCAACCTGCGCATTTTGCCCCTTGACGATCACGAAAACGCCGGGAGCAATGCCGTCCACATAATCGACTACACCGAAGCGATTGAGCACACCGCCTTCACGAACCAGATCAAACTGTTTTACGGTCTCATCCAGATCGCCTGTAATGCCGTGCATGCCCTCCACATCGGGAACAAATCCCGTGGCATTGGAAAGAAGCGTCATCTCCGCCATGGTCTTGGTGCCATCCTGGAAGGATGCCAACATGTGCGGATTCATCCCGCGTTCTTCGGCTTCCTGTCGCGCCGTATCCGGATTGGCATAGGGCTTGAGTTTATTGTTTTTTCCTTTGCCGGCGACGAGAACCTCCATGCCCATGGCGCGGGCAAAGTTGAAAAGGCTGAACGTAGCAGCGGGTTCGTCTCCGTCCGAGCCGGTGTAAACCAGGCCTGCCGCATCAAAGAGCTGTTTCATCAGCACGCCGATGGTAATGTCCACTTCGACATTGAGAAGAACCAGATGTTTTTTTGCTAAAAGCGTAGCCATCGATACCCGTGCGCCGATTTCTGTCATGCCGGTCGCTTCGACAACCACATCCACCTCTTTCGAGCGGACGACCTCGTTATAGTCCGTGCTGGTGATGATATTGTGCTGATCCTGTGACTCGGCAAGGTACGTGCGCTTCGCTTGTTCCGCGCGCTCCGCCGCCACATCACAAATGCCGGTAACGCACATGCCGGGGATGGTGGAAATCTGCGCAATCATGCCCGTTCCCATCTGTCCGGCGCCGATGACTCCCACGCGAATCGGATGTCCTTCCTGTTCCCGTTGCAGAAGTTCTTCAAACAAGTTCGACATATTTTCCTCCTTTTATCACCGCTTGCGCAGGATCTCTCGGTTCATTACCTGTTGTCTTGTTTTTTCCGCCAATAAATCTTCACTGGTACGCATGCGACGAATCCAGGTTAAGGCTTTGCCGGTACCGCGTACAACCGCGCTGATGGGCTGCTCGACATAATTCACTCGAAGGCCACAGCGCTTTTGAATGGCTTCGCTAAGGCCGCGCACCAACGATCCTCCTCCGGAAAGCAGAAGCCCCTGATCATAGAGATCCGAAGAAAGCTCCGGCGGTGTTTGTGCCAACACGCGATGCACCGTCTCGGCAATCGCCGTAAATTGCGGTGCAAGCGCTTCATCCAGATCACTTTTTGTCATATACACTCGCGCCGGGAGTCCGTCGGCACGATGACGTCCCTTCACTTCCAACCGCTCCGGCGCATCGAGGGCGAGAACGGAACCTAAACGCAATTTAATGTCTTCGGCCGTTTGTTCGCCGATCATCACCTGATGTTGCTCCAGAATGTAACGTGCAATAGCGGCATCAAACGCATCGCCTGCCACGGTTGTCGATTCGGCAACGACAATGCCACCGAGCGAAATCAATGCCACATCGGTCAGTCCGCCGCCAATGTCAACGACGAGGGTTCCACGCGGATCGGAGACCTCCACACCGGCGCCTAATGCTGCCGCCAAGGGCGCCTCAATGAGAAAAATCCGATGCGCACCGCCCGCTGTAGCAGCTTGCAAGATTGCACGCTTCTGCACTTGCGTCGCACGCGAGGGAACGCTGATCATGATATCCGGGTGCAACAGACTTTTGTCGACAGCCCGATGGAGAAAGGCCCCCAGCATTTTTTCCGTCGCGCGATAATCCGACACCACGCCCCCTTGTAGGGGATGACAGGCAAGGATGTTTCCGGGGGTGCGGCCCAACATTTTTTTTGCTTCTTCCCCTATCGCCACAATGGAATCGGTATAAATGTCCAGCGCAACCACAGAAGGTTCCTGAAACTTCACTCCTTCCGCCCGGGTAAACACAAGAATCGTTGTCGTGCCGATATCAATCGCTACATTTTTTCGTAACCAAGCCATGGTCTACTCCAAGTATTTCTTTAATGTCTCCACCTGATCCAGTTCTTCCCAAGAATAACGGTTGTCCGTGCGTCCAAAATGGCCATATGTCGCCGTGTGCGCATAGATTGGTCGGCGCAGATCCAATTTCTTGATGATGGCTGCCGGACGAAAGTCAAACACCTCTTGCACAATTTTTAAGAGCTGTTCGTCCGCAAGTTTTCCTGTTCCAAACGTATCAATGGAAATGGAAAAGGGCTCCGCACGGCCGATCGCGTAGGCCACGCAAATTTCCGCCTTCTCGGCCAAGCCGGCCGCCACAATGTTCTTGGCCACATAGCGCGCATAGTACGCTGCCGAGCGATCCACCTTTGTGGGATCCTTTCCGGAAAAGGCGCCACCGCCGTGATGCCCCGCGCCGCCGTAGGTATCAACAATAATCTTTCGTCCGGTCAAGCCGGTATCCGCGTTCGGTCCGCCCAGTTCAAAACGCCCCGTCGGATTGACGAAAAATTTCGTATGCGAGTCGATCATCAGCGGATCCAGGCATTCTTTGACCACGTGATCCCAAAGGGCTTCTTTTATCTCTTTTTGATCGGCCTGATCGTCGTGTTGCGTGGAAATGAGAATCGCGTCAATGCGCTTGGGACGATCCTGCTCGTCGTATTCCACGGAAACCTGTGTCTTACCGTCCGGGCGCAGATGCGGCACAATGCCCTCGCGGCGGACTTTGGCCAGACGCTTTGCCAGCTGATGCGCCAGCATGAGAGGCATGGGCATGAATTCCGGCGTTTCCTTCGTAGCATAGCCGAAGACCATTCCCTGATCGCCGGCTCCTTCGCCGGATAGCTGTTCGGATTCTCCTTCGCGTGCCTCTTCGGAACGCATGACGCCGCAGGCAATGTCCTGGGACTGTTCGCGAATGGTCGTAATGATGGCACAATGTTCAGCGTCAATGCCGCTGTCCGCATCCGTATAGCCGATCTTGCGCAGGGTTTGACGCACGATGGCGTTAATGTCCACATCCGCTTTGGTGGTTAATTCACCCATCACAAAGATAATGCCGGTGGACGCCATTACCTCACAGGCGCAGCGGGATTGAGGATCCTGCCGCAACACTTCGTCCAGAATCGAGTCGGCGATCTGGTCGCAAATTTTATCGGGATGTCCTTCTGTGACGGATTCCGCCGTGCGGATACGCCCTGTATTCTCTTCCATTTCTTCCCCTTCTCTATTTTTCCGGTTTTTCCTTCCGGGTTTTCTTCTCTTCCTTCTCACACAGCCATTGTATCGCCTTTTTCGACATTACACCGAACGAAGCAATAAAACCTGTGCCATGCAACTGATTCCCTCTTCGCGGCCGACAAAGCCGAGATGTTCCGTAGTCGTCGCTTTTACGGCAACCTGCGTCACATCACAGCCGAGCGTATGTGCAATCGCTTCGCGCATGGCCGGAATATAAGAAGCTAATTTGGGCCGTTGCGCCATTATCACGCTATCGATATTGCCAATCCGATACCCCTGTTTGGAAACCAAGTCCATCACCTGTCGCATCAAAAGCAAGGACGAAATGCCCTCATATTGCGGATCGGTGTCCGGGAAGTGCTGGCCGATATCCCCGAGAGCCAACGCACCGAGAAGCGCATCGTTGATGGCATGCACCAAACAATCGGCATCGGAATGGCCAAGCAGCCCCTTTTCAAAGGGAATTTCCACTCCACCCAGAATAAGCTTTCTTCCTTCGACCAACTCATGCACGTCATAGCCGAGGCCCGTGCGAAACGCGATATCATTCATCTAAATCCTCCCGTTCCGTCACAATGCGCTCCCCGAAGAGCAGATCCATGGGCGTGGTGATCTTGATGTTTGCCTCGTCTCCTTCCACCGTGGCCACCTTGCCGCCGAAAATTTCGACCATTTGTGCATCATCCGTAATAGGGATCTCTTCCCAGATCGCCTTTTCATAAGCATCAAGCAATACCGACTTTTTAAACATTTGTGGCGTCTGGGCGCTGAAAAGATGCGCGCGATTGGGCGTGTTTTGAATCACGCCCTTTTCATTCACGAATTTAATCGTGTCCTTCATCGGCAAAACGCAGATTGTTCCGTCCACGTCGCCCCTCTCGATGCGAGAAAGACAACGCCGTATGACGGCCGAGGAGACAAAGGGCCTTGCTCCGTCATGAACAGCGATAATATCCGTTTCTTCGGGCAAATGCGCCAGGCCCATTTTCACGCTATCCTGCCGAGTCGGGCCGCCAAGGCAAACCGTTACACGAGAAAAATTCTCCCCGAACACCTGGGGGAGAATATCTTTTTGTACGGTTTGTAAAATGTCTTCCTTGACAACGACGACATACGCATCAAATACACCCGATCGGTGCAAGGCGCGCAAGGCGCGTTGCAGTACCCGACCGCCGTCGATTTCAATGAGCATCTTATTTTTTCCGTTGCCCATGCGCGTGCCTAAGCCCGCGCCGGTCACCACAGCTGTCACAAACGGTCGTTGCATGATTTCCTCCGCAGTTCTCTGTTTATCTTAACACACTGTATGGAGGAAAAAAGGCGAGAATGTGAAGGAGTTTTTGCTCTATTCGGTGCGAATGGCTTCAATCGCCGAAATTTGGGTTGCGCGCTTGGCGGGTAAATAGCCGGCAACGAGGCCGATCAGCGCAGAGAAGGCGAATGCCGCAAAGGGCAGCCAGAAGGGAATCAGGCTGATTTTCTGCTCGATATCGTATCCTTCGCCGAGCATCGCCTGGGTGAAGAAATGATTGATGCCGAAGGAAAAGAGATACGAAAAAAGAACGCCGATGATGCCGCCAATGATGCCAATGAGCATGGATTCCACCAGAAAAATCATCCGTACATCGCCAATTTGTGCACCGATGACCTTCATGACGCCGATTTCCCGCGTGCGCTCATGAATGGACATGAGCATGGTGTTGGCAATGCCGATGGCGGAAATCAATAAGGAAATCGAGCCGATGCCGGCGAAAATCCAACGCACCACGCGCATGGCTTCTTCCTGTCCGCGAATGGAATCGGAATTTGCGTACGCATTCAATTGCATGTCATTGATCTCATTGATAACTTGTTGGGTGTAGCTGATGTCGTCCACCGTCACAATGGCGTTATCGTAATGGCGTGTTTTCTTCCCTCGCGTCAGCCTTTTCGGCGGTGTTGCGGAAGGATCATCCGGATTCGGATTATCTCCCCTACTGCGTTTTTCTTCTTCTTTTTGCATGCGCTCCAACGTGTCAAAGGAAATATAGATTCCTCTGGGCACAAGCAGATCGGACTTGGAAAACGTTCCGGCATAGGTCAACGGCAGCTTGGCCGCCTGGTCCTGATTGCCGATCATAATGTTGTTGTCGGGTGTATCGTCGTGTTTGCCGTAATCAAACGAGCGCAGCATCACTTTTTCATGGGAAAAGTCCAGATCCTTTACCGGCTTGGGCATTTCGCGGAAATTCTTTGTATTGTAACGAAACACCGTAATCGCGTTTCCCACGATAAACGGGTTTTTTTTGGTATCTCTCGGAAGACTCCCTTCTTTCATTTCCATCTGTGTTTTGCGCAGGGCATCAAAATCAATCGCCGCCATTTCTCCGAACATCGATAATGCGGGATCTTTGAAGACAATCTCATAGGACATGTACTTCATGCCCAGCGCGTCTTTCACGTGCGCGATCTGCTTGATCTTTTTGATCTCTTCGTCGCGCAAATAGCCCTGACGGCTCCCCATCTGGCTATTGGTCGGATCCTGATAAGAAGTCGGTTCCACGCGAATCGCATTGAGCTGTGCAAACTGTTCCATCTGGCGGCGGTTGCTGTCCTCTATGCCATAGCCGAAGGAAAGCATCAAAATGATAGCCACCGCGCCGATCACGACGCTAATGACCGTAAGGATTGTCCGCGATTTTCGGCGCATCAGATTGCGCCAAGCCAACAGTAAGAGCTCGACGTTACGCATCGAGGTTCAACTCCTTTTCCTGTTTCTTTTTCTTGCGATGCCGATGAATGAGAATTGCCACTACAAGGATCACCAGAACGCCGATGCCCACCGGAAGAAGGGGGAAATTGCCTCCCTGCGGAGCGGGAACCGGTTCAAGGGTTTTGGCATCATAGTATTGGCTGGTCTCGTCATCGATCAGAAGGCCTGTTTTTTCATCATGGCGCAGCTTCGACGGATCCGCCGCCATCCCTTGATCAAGCCCTTCGATTTTGGCTTCGAACGGTTGCTTCTGTTCATGTTTCTTTCCCGTGGAATCTTCAAACGTGATCACGATGTTGCCGGAAATTTCCTGTTCCTGCGGAACAATTTCCGCGGAGAAATGATCGGCCGCACCCGGCGCAAAATTACCGACAAAATAGCGCGGCGAACCGTTGACTTTGAAGCCCTTCCCCTCAATGGTCACCATATACGTCGTCAGCTGATCTTTACCGATGTTATACATGTCCATATCGACGTTGGCCGGGTTGCCCATCATGAGCATTTCCTCCCCGCCACCGTTCATTTGTACATCTCCCAAAAGGATATCCGCCGTCTGTACGACGGGAATACCGATGGTTTCCGTCGCCGTGAACTCATTGCCGAGCAGATCTTCATATTCAAAGGAGACGTTGATGGAATAGTTCTGTGCCGCCAAGGTCGGCGCCGTCTTCAGATGGATGGTCTTTTTGTCCGTCTCGCGTGGACGAATGCGGGAAATGTAAAAGGTGTTGGAAGATCCGACCGGCGTAAAAACCGAACCGGTGCTTCCAGAAGGAGCGGATGCTTGGCCACCTCCCGTCTGCGTCGCCGAGGGGATCGCTCCGGCCTCGCCGCCGCCGATGCTGATTTTAATATTACGTACGGACTTTTCCGCATTCGTATTATAAAAAGTGAGGGAAACGGCAAACTCCTGCCCTGCTTGCGGCATTTCCGGATCCAGGCTATAGTTGGAAATGATCAGCTTCGGCTTGTTTGTGACATTGACCGTTCCGTTATCACCATTCGACGGCCCGTCCGTTACGCCCGGAATATATGTATCTCCACCCATGTTCTCTCCTCTCTGCTATGCTCTCTCATGAACGCGTTCAATTTGTCCATCACGCATATGAAACATCCGATCGGCATAGCCGGTCATTTCTTCATCATGCGTCACCATGATGACCGTGACATTTTCCTCTTTCGATATACGGGAAATCAGGTCCATCACTTCAAAGCTCGTTTTCGTATCCAAGTTTCCTGTGGGCTCATCTGCAAAAAGAATCTTGGGATTACCCACCAGTGCACGCGCAATAGAAACACGTTGCTGTTGTCCGCCGGAAAGCTGATTGGGCCGGTGATGAAGGCGGTCCCCGAGCCCGACCAGGTTCAACACCCGTTTGGCGGCCTCTTCATACTCTTTTTTCGGTACGCCCTTTAGCATCAAACCGAGCGTCACATTTTCCATGGCATTTAAGGTTGGAATCAAGTTGTACGATTGAAACACAAACCCGACATTCAGACTGCGAAATAGGGTCACCTGCGATTCGGACAGTTTCTCCAGATGCACGCCTCCGATGACAATCTCTCCCTTGGTCGGCCGTTCCAGACCGGCCAAAGCGTTGAGCAAGGTGGATTTTCCGGACCCGGAAGGGCCAAGCAGACACACCATTTCTCCGCGGGCAATATCTAAGTTCACATCGCGCAAAGCGTATACTTTTTCTTCGCCCATGCGAAAGACTTTGTAGAGATTGCGCACCGCAATGAACACGTCTTCCATGGTGTTTTCCTTTCTCTTCCTCGAACCGGCAATCGTTTCTTTCCAGATTAGTATATACTGACAAAAGCGTCTTTTGCCATCCTCTTTCTTAACAAATTATTAAGATTTTGTCGGCTTGCCGTTAGCGAGAAGAATCCTCCTCTTCTTTTCCGGCAATACCGGGATGCGTCATTTCATAGGGATTAAAAATGCGGTCCAGTTTCTTTTCGC
This window contains:
- the rpmG gene encoding 50S ribosomal protein L33, with the translated sequence MADKVKLACTVCKNRNYDTTKNKKNNTERIELNKYCPFCKKHTLHRETK
- the rplA gene encoding 50S ribosomal protein L1, whose amino-acid sequence is MPKRGKKYIEAAKLIDATKTYSIDEASELLKKTATAKFDETIELHARLGVDSRHADQQVRGTVALPNGTGKAVRVAVFAKGAKADEAIAAGADFAGEDLVEKVQKENWMDFDVAIATPDMMGQVGRIGRVLGPRGLMPNPKAGTVTMDVAQAVKDVKAGKVEYRTDKQNIVHVLVGKASFDAQQISENLKAVLAAIVKAKPASAKGKYLKSVTVANTMGPGIALETTALMELGK
- a CDS encoding NAD(P)H-dependent oxidoreductase — encoded protein: MSNLFEELLQREQEGHPIRVGVIGAGQMGTGMIAQISTIPGMCVTGICDVAAERAEQAKRTYLAESQDQHNIITSTDYNEVVRSKEVDVVVEATGMTEIGARVSMATLLAKKHLVLLNVEVDITIGVLMKQLFDAAGLVYTGSDGDEPAATFSLFNFARAMGMEVLVAGKGKNNKLKPYANPDTARQEAEERGMNPHMLASFQDGTKTMAEMTLLSNATGFVPDVEGMHGITGDLDETVKQFDLVREGGVLNRFGVVDYVDGIAPGVFVIVKGQNAQVAAEMNYMLKKGEREHHILYRPFHLGSLETPLTVARAVLHKQAAIVQLDKPVSETVAVAKKDIAEGELIDGIGGFCVRGRIETHETQKRERHIPIGLLVGNAIAKRNIAKDSVLTEEDVELDPSTQVYRLRSLQDSLIG
- the secE gene encoding preprotein translocase subunit SecE: MAEKKAPSRIDGMRAEMRKIQWPTAPEVVQYTLIVLVIAAVVATFGWILDLIYGWLVGLVI
- the rplK gene encoding 50S ribosomal protein L11; this encodes MAKKVSAIVKLQIPAGAATPAPPVGTALGPHGVNIMEFVKAFNAQTADKQGLIIPVVMTVYQDRSFTFITKTPPAAVLIKKELGLQAASGEPNKKKVGKITKAQLQKIAELKKPDLNAASLEAAMSMVAGTARSMGITVEE
- the nusG gene encoding transcription termination/antitermination protein NusG, with the protein product MSEQEKDTLEGKWYVIHTYSGYENKVKDKIEMIIENKQDKDVFDVRVPMEKYTEVRNNERVIKERKILPGYVLVKMNITPKSWFLIRNTNGVTGFVGPGSDPIPLTAREVAQFGVREQMAQREIHVSPGDAIEIIFGPFAGFSAEVEEVQSDKQTIKALINMFGRETSVELSYDDIETL
- a CDS encoding adenine phosphoribosyltransferase, which gives rise to MTKQMDLKKKMRVIEGFPGPGISYKDITTILSDADALKAMVEQLADAAKEWDFDYVLGTESRGFIVGVPVAALLHKGFIMARKPGKLPGNLIKKSYTLEYGEAAIEVDRDSIPDGARVLVMDDLLATGGTAKTACELVEAAGGVVAGTLFLTELTDLGGRKVLEEAGYKVKALLTWTN
- a CDS encoding transaldolase, producing MFKDFGVQIFADGAVLETMKKQYESGLVDGFTTNPSLMKKAGVEDYTPYAKKVVEAIPDLSLSFEVFADDMETMEQEARKIAALGKNVFVKIPVVNTKGESMLPLISRLSAEGVNLNVTAVYSVAQTKAIVEAVSDKAITYVSIFAGRLADNGLDPIPVMTEASAICKKYDHVRLLWASTREVWNVYEAERLGVDIITCPDGVLQKLAKIGDKTPEQLSVDTVIGFNRDIADLGFTIQ
- the dtd gene encoding D-aminoacyl-tRNA deacylase, whose protein sequence is MRAVLQTVKEASVTINGEIVGAIDRGYLLYLGVGPNDTKEEVARLWTKIRKLRVFMDSEGKTNLDLAAVQGNVLLVSQFTLYASIKKGNRPSFATAAPPAWAEELYNEMVTLVKADLPDVQTGRFGADMLVSSVNDGPFTLWIDTAEL